A window of Akkermansiaceae bacterium contains these coding sequences:
- a CDS encoding arylsulfatase gives MLPSGAAGDPKGAQASKRPNIVFILADDLGYGELGCYGQEKIKTPHVDQLCKEGMKFTQHYTGAPVCAPARCVLMTGKHLAHAEIRGNKDSGNGKKFPGQWPITDQALTIAEVLQAAGYTTGAFGKWGLGPAGSSGDPNKQGFDRYYGFICQRNAHSYYPPYLDSDGKEITINKNPVPGHQKKPTGEIIADDYRAENYAGDLVLAEALKFIDANKDRPFFLYLPFIEPHVSMHPPQEWVDRYPKEWDKKPYRGTRGYIPHPRPRAGYAAMISDLDEHVGAVMDRLKKYHLEKNTLVIFTSDNGATHDVGGVDTTFFNSVAGLRGLKGSCYEGGIRVPCIVRWPGQVAAGSSTDAASYFPDWFPTLAEIGGGRMPAEKTDGVSLTELIKGGEMPKRHEPMIWDFHDYGGIIAIREGKWKALRRGLLAKKGPGNWELYDIDADPNEKSNLANSHPEVVQRLEKIWLKTRIPEPDFPVPLIDKK, from the coding sequence ATGCTTCCCTCCGGGGCAGCGGGCGACCCCAAGGGAGCGCAAGCTTCGAAAAGACCCAACATCGTCTTCATCCTCGCCGACGACCTCGGCTATGGGGAGCTTGGTTGTTACGGGCAGGAAAAAATCAAGACCCCGCACGTCGACCAGCTCTGCAAGGAGGGCATGAAGTTCACCCAGCACTACACCGGAGCCCCTGTCTGTGCCCCGGCCCGCTGTGTGCTGATGACCGGCAAGCACCTCGCCCACGCCGAGATCCGCGGCAACAAGGACTCGGGAAACGGGAAGAAATTCCCCGGCCAGTGGCCGATTACCGACCAGGCGCTGACCATCGCTGAAGTTTTGCAAGCAGCCGGTTACACGACCGGTGCTTTTGGAAAATGGGGTCTTGGTCCCGCAGGCTCCAGTGGCGACCCTAACAAACAGGGCTTCGACCGCTATTACGGCTTTATTTGCCAGCGCAACGCCCACAGTTATTACCCGCCCTATCTGGACAGTGATGGCAAGGAAATCACCATCAACAAAAACCCGGTTCCCGGTCACCAGAAAAAGCCGACGGGTGAAATCATCGCCGACGACTACCGCGCCGAGAACTACGCCGGCGATCTGGTGCTGGCCGAAGCGCTCAAGTTCATCGACGCCAACAAGGACCGTCCCTTTTTCCTCTACCTTCCGTTTATCGAACCCCACGTCTCCATGCATCCGCCGCAGGAATGGGTCGACCGTTATCCCAAAGAGTGGGATAAAAAACCCTACCGGGGCACACGCGGATACATTCCCCACCCACGCCCACGGGCAGGTTATGCCGCGATGATCTCCGATCTCGATGAGCATGTTGGTGCTGTCATGGACCGACTGAAAAAGTATCACCTGGAGAAAAACACCCTCGTCATTTTCACCTCCGACAACGGCGCTACCCATGATGTCGGCGGGGTGGACACCACCTTTTTCAACTCCGTGGCAGGTCTGCGCGGACTCAAGGGCAGTTGCTACGAAGGTGGAATCCGGGTTCCCTGCATCGTGCGGTGGCCTGGCCAGGTCGCCGCCGGAAGCAGCACCGACGCCGCCAGCTATTTCCCCGACTGGTTTCCTACCCTTGCAGAAATCGGCGGGGGCAGGATGCCTGCTGAAAAAACCGACGGTGTCAGCCTGACAGAACTCATCAAGGGCGGGGAAATGCCCAAGCGTCACGAGCCGATGATCTGGGATTTCCACGACTACGGCGGTATCATCGCGATTCGTGAAGGAAAATGGAAAGCGCTCCGCCGCGGGCTGTTAGCGAAAAAAGGTCCGGGTAACTGGGAGCTTTACGATATTGATGCTGATCCAAACGAAAAAAGCAACCTCGCCAACAGCCATCCCGAGGTGGTGCAGCGTCTGGAAAAAATCTGGCTCAAGACCCGCATCCCCGAGCCAGACTTCCCCGTCCCGCTAATCGACAAAAAGTAG